One stretch of Streptomyces sp. R21 DNA includes these proteins:
- a CDS encoding SDR family NAD(P)-dependent oxidoreductase yields the protein MEIKGKKAVVFGGASGMGRATAELLAARGADVAVLDRPTSAGAEVAAAFGASFHPVDVTDFEATEGALDAAVEALGGLHVSVTTAGGGSVRRTLGKSGPHDLETFRRVLDLNAVATFNISRLAAAHMSRNEPEEPDGERGVIVNTSSIAAFEGQIGQVAYSAAKAAIAGMSLTMARDLGSLGIRVVAIAPSLFETGATEKIPAETRAALVKDAAFPRRLGRPEEYARLALAVVDNPMLNGQCLRLDAGQRFGPK from the coding sequence ATGGAGATCAAGGGCAAGAAGGCCGTGGTGTTCGGCGGCGCCTCCGGCATGGGCCGGGCCACCGCCGAGCTGCTCGCGGCCCGCGGCGCCGACGTCGCCGTACTCGACCGTCCCACGTCGGCCGGTGCCGAGGTCGCCGCCGCGTTCGGCGCGAGCTTCCATCCCGTCGACGTGACCGACTTCGAGGCGACGGAGGGCGCGCTGGACGCCGCCGTAGAAGCGCTCGGCGGGTTGCACGTGTCGGTCACCACGGCGGGCGGCGGCAGCGTACGGCGCACCCTCGGCAAGAGCGGTCCGCACGATCTGGAGACCTTCCGCCGGGTGCTCGACCTGAACGCCGTCGCCACCTTCAACATCAGCCGGCTGGCCGCCGCGCACATGAGCCGCAACGAGCCCGAGGAGCCCGACGGCGAACGGGGCGTCATCGTCAACACCTCGTCGATCGCTGCCTTCGAGGGGCAGATCGGGCAGGTCGCCTACTCGGCGGCCAAGGCGGCGATCGCCGGGATGAGCCTGACCATGGCCCGCGATCTCGGCTCGCTCGGCATCCGTGTGGTCGCCATCGCGCCCAGCCTGTTCGAGACGGGCGCCACCGAGAAGATCCCCGCCGAGACGCGCGCCGCGCTGGTGAAGGACGCCGCGTTCCCCAGGCGGCTGGGGCGCCCCGAGGAGTACGCGAGGCTCGCCCTCGCCGTCGTCGACAACCCGATGCTGAACGGCCAGTGCCTGCGGCTCGACGCGGGTCAGCGGTTCGGCCCGAAGTGA
- a CDS encoding SDR family NAD(P)-dependent oxidoreductase has translation MPDNTEHQGKVALITGGGRGFGKAFGEALSTLGAHVVLADIDGAAAAEAAAELTAKGLGATGVACDVADEAGVGAVVSEVVERHGGLDILVNNAGLHAAYNKPFTELGLAKVRRVLDVNVMGTVICSLAAHEAMRGRPGASIVNISSSAAYANRSIYGVSKLAVRGLTVSFAREFAADGIRVNAIAPGLIFTDAVRAQLSPAEADRVLGEQILRQEGREQDIVEALLYLVSSKASFVTGETLRVTGGFALSV, from the coding sequence ATGCCGGACAACACAGAGCACCAGGGCAAGGTCGCCCTCATCACCGGGGGCGGCCGCGGCTTCGGCAAGGCGTTCGGCGAGGCCCTCTCGACCCTCGGCGCGCATGTCGTGCTCGCCGACATCGACGGCGCCGCCGCGGCCGAGGCGGCGGCGGAACTCACCGCGAAGGGCCTGGGCGCGACCGGCGTCGCCTGCGACGTGGCCGACGAGGCCGGGGTCGGCGCGGTCGTGAGCGAGGTCGTCGAACGCCACGGCGGGCTCGACATCCTGGTCAACAACGCCGGCCTGCACGCCGCCTACAACAAGCCCTTCACCGAACTGGGCCTGGCCAAGGTGCGCCGAGTCCTCGACGTCAACGTCATGGGCACCGTCATCTGCTCGCTCGCGGCGCACGAGGCCATGCGGGGACGGCCCGGCGCCTCCATCGTCAACATCTCGTCATCGGCGGCCTATGCGAACCGCAGCATCTACGGCGTCTCCAAACTCGCCGTACGGGGCCTCACGGTGTCCTTCGCGCGCGAGTTCGCCGCCGACGGGATCCGGGTCAACGCGATCGCGCCGGGTCTCATCTTCACCGACGCCGTTCGGGCCCAGCTCTCCCCCGCCGAGGCGGACCGTGTCCTCGGGGAGCAGATCCTGCGGCAGGAGGGCCGGGAGCAGGACATCGTCGAGGCACTGCTGTATCTGGTCTCGTCGAAGGCGTCGTTCGTGACGGGTGAGACCCTGCGGGTGACGGGCGGGTTCGCGCTGTCCGTCTAG
- a CDS encoding acetyl-CoA C-acyltransferase — MVDAVLLSACRTAIGTARRGTLRDTDAFELATVVVREAAHRSGLPPESIDDVVLGESLAGGGDIARYAAIEAGLTHVPGLAHNRHCASGLASVATAAASVRAGMDRVVIAGGTHSSSTAPVARRRIPGADDWQDPWMAPTHVPTPEAPNDDMGVLVGWNTARLAGLTRQEMDAWALRSHERAVRAIDEGRFADEIVPVKVTGRDGAISVFDIDEHPRHDTSMERLAALKVLHPEIEGFSITAGNSSGINDGAAAVVVAGSDVAAAHGVTPIATVRSWASVGVDPVETGLAPIAAIRKALDRAGLGIEDVDLFEVNEAFAAVAVATTRELGLDPERVNPFGSGCSLGHPIATTGTRMVVTLAHELRRRGGGIAVAAMCAGGGMGSAMVLTV; from the coding sequence ATGGTTGATGCCGTTCTTCTCTCCGCGTGCCGCACCGCGATCGGAACCGCCCGCCGAGGAACCCTGCGGGACACCGACGCCTTCGAACTCGCCACGGTCGTCGTCCGCGAGGCCGCGCACCGCAGCGGGCTGCCGCCCGAGTCGATCGACGACGTGGTCCTCGGCGAATCCCTGGCAGGAGGCGGGGACATCGCCCGGTACGCGGCGATCGAGGCGGGCTTGACCCATGTGCCCGGCCTGGCGCACAACCGGCACTGCGCCTCCGGACTCGCGAGCGTGGCGACCGCCGCCGCGAGTGTGCGGGCCGGGATGGACCGGGTGGTGATCGCGGGCGGAACGCACTCGTCGTCGACGGCGCCGGTGGCCCGGCGGCGGATCCCGGGCGCCGACGACTGGCAGGACCCCTGGATGGCGCCCACCCATGTCCCGACCCCCGAGGCGCCCAACGACGACATGGGTGTCCTCGTGGGCTGGAACACGGCAAGGCTGGCCGGCCTCACCCGTCAGGAGATGGACGCCTGGGCGCTGCGGTCCCACGAGCGGGCCGTACGGGCCATCGACGAGGGCCGGTTCGCCGACGAGATCGTGCCCGTCAAGGTCACCGGGCGGGACGGTGCGATCTCGGTCTTCGACATCGACGAGCATCCGCGCCACGACACCAGCATGGAGAGGCTCGCCGCGCTGAAGGTGCTGCACCCCGAGATCGAGGGGTTCTCCATCACGGCCGGCAACTCCAGCGGCATCAACGACGGCGCGGCCGCGGTCGTCGTCGCCGGTTCGGACGTGGCCGCCGCGCACGGAGTGACACCCATCGCGACCGTACGGTCCTGGGCGAGCGTGGGCGTCGACCCGGTCGAGACGGGCCTCGCGCCGATCGCCGCGATCCGCAAGGCACTTGACCGCGCCGGGCTCGGGATCGAGGACGTCGACCTGTTCGAGGTCAACGAGGCCTTCGCCGCCGTGGCCGTGGCCACCACCCGTGAACTGGGCCTCGATCCGGAGCGGGTCAACCCGTTCGGCAGCGGGTGCAGCCTCGGCCACCCCATCGCGACCACCGGAACTCGCATGGTCGTGACCCTGGCGCACGAGCTGCGCCGCCGAGGCGGCGGGATCGCGGTCGCGGCCATGTGCGCGGGCGGCGGCATGGGCTCGGCCATGGTCCTGACGGTCTGA
- a CDS encoding acyl-CoA dehydrogenase family protein, with protein sequence MNFELSEEQDMLREASRDLLSDRAPIEHVRAWTDRDEDVDPEVWRLTADLGWPGLALPEEYGGAGQGLVELALVAEEMGRALGRGPFAPTAIVGRALSTAATPELRAEVLPELAAGSGWATWAVAEPHAPWSLDGVRAIAQADGDAIVIDGVKTAVQDASGARWLLVTARHDGVPASFLVDRAAPGVTVRRQQVLDLTRSFYEVRFEGLRVPRERRLAAGPDEIQRLLDEASVLRCADALGVMERMLELTVEHTKSRVQFGKPIGTFQAVKHQCADMALLVHGARAATSYAAMAADAGADDADRAACAAASYVSQGAAEVAARALQLHGGIGFTWEHDLHLLLRRARADSVLYGDAAVHRDRLCTLLRRSPVSA encoded by the coding sequence GTGAACTTCGAGCTCAGCGAGGAGCAGGACATGCTCCGTGAGGCCTCGCGCGACCTGCTGTCGGACCGGGCCCCGATCGAGCACGTGCGGGCATGGACGGATCGCGACGAGGACGTCGATCCCGAGGTGTGGCGGCTGACGGCCGACCTCGGCTGGCCCGGTCTGGCCCTGCCCGAGGAGTACGGCGGCGCAGGTCAGGGTCTGGTGGAACTCGCCCTCGTCGCCGAGGAGATGGGGCGTGCGCTCGGGCGGGGTCCGTTCGCGCCCACCGCGATCGTCGGGAGGGCACTCTCCACTGCGGCGACGCCCGAGCTGCGGGCCGAGGTGCTGCCCGAGCTCGCCGCCGGGTCGGGCTGGGCCACCTGGGCCGTCGCCGAACCGCACGCCCCGTGGTCCCTCGACGGCGTCCGCGCCATCGCCCAGGCCGACGGGGACGCGATCGTCATCGACGGGGTCAAGACGGCGGTGCAGGACGCGAGCGGTGCCAGGTGGCTGCTGGTCACCGCACGCCATGACGGGGTTCCGGCGTCCTTCCTCGTCGACCGCGCCGCCCCCGGTGTCACCGTCCGCCGGCAGCAGGTCCTGGATCTGACCCGCTCGTTCTACGAGGTCCGGTTCGAGGGCCTACGCGTACCGCGCGAGCGCCGCCTGGCCGCCGGGCCCGACGAGATCCAGCGGCTGCTCGACGAGGCGTCGGTGCTGCGGTGCGCCGACGCGCTCGGGGTGATGGAGCGCATGCTCGAGCTCACGGTCGAACACACCAAGTCCCGCGTGCAGTTCGGGAAGCCGATCGGCACGTTTCAGGCTGTCAAGCACCAGTGCGCCGACATGGCTCTGCTGGTGCACGGCGCCCGGGCCGCCACCTCCTACGCGGCGATGGCCGCCGACGCAGGCGCCGACGACGCCGACCGGGCCGCCTGCGCCGCCGCCTCGTACGTCTCTCAAGGGGCCGCCGAGGTCGCCGCCCGGGCGCTCCAACTGCACGGCGGCATCGGCTTCACCTGGGAGCACGACCTCCACCTCCTGCTGCGCCGCGCCCGGGCCGACAGCGTGCTGTACGGCGATGCCGCCGTGCACCGCGACCGGCTGTGCACCCTCCTGCGGCGGTCTCCCGTGTCTGCCTGA
- a CDS encoding flavin reductase family protein, with protein MTHTRTPDAIDGRLFRDVLGNFPTSVVAITTTDAEERPHGMVVGTFTSVSLEPPLVSFLADRSSMTLRTIRTAGRFCANALAGNQERLSRKLAGGPAQERFADTTWRTSPLGSPVLDGIVAWVDCAVEQVVEIGDHLLVVGRVRDLRVESLKTPLLFFRGGYGDYMSSAGQLLDSLVGWHEIGR; from the coding sequence GTGACGCACACGCGGACGCCGGACGCGATCGACGGGCGGCTGTTCCGCGACGTACTGGGCAACTTCCCCACCTCCGTGGTCGCGATCACCACCACGGACGCCGAGGAACGGCCGCACGGCATGGTCGTCGGCACCTTCACGTCCGTGTCGCTGGAGCCGCCCCTGGTGTCCTTCCTCGCGGACCGCTCCTCCATGACCCTGCGGACGATCAGGACAGCGGGCCGCTTCTGCGCCAACGCGCTCGCGGGCAACCAGGAACGGCTGTCGCGGAAGCTGGCGGGTGGCCCGGCGCAGGAGCGGTTCGCGGACACGACCTGGCGGACGTCGCCGCTGGGCAGCCCCGTGTTGGACGGGATCGTCGCGTGGGTCGACTGCGCGGTGGAGCAGGTTGTCGAGATCGGAGATCACCTGTTGGTCGTCGGGCGGGTCCGTGACCTGCGCGTCGAGTCGCTCAAGACCCCGCTGCTGTTCTTCCGGGGCGGATACGGCGACTACATGTCGAGCGCGGGTCAGCTGCTCGACAGCCTCGTGGGCTGGCACGAGATCGGCCGGTAG
- a CDS encoding hydroxylase translates to MTHEVVGRVEELGAELAGLADENESLGKLSERTVELLRSAGVIRLLQPKEFGGFAAHPRDFAEAVMAVARHDGAAGWVCGVVGVHPWELAQMDTRLAHEVWDEDPDTWIASPYMPNGIAEPVDGGYVLSGRWPFSSGSDHCRWDFLGALLGDGKGKPAGPITVMHVVLPRSDYEIIDGTWDVVGLAGTGSKDVVVDKAFIPEYRTIRQEAVQEGAAAEAVGLTDTLYKLPFASMFPLGITAAVIGICEGALAVHLAQQKDRVAVTGVQVRDDPYVLYAAGEAAAEIAASRVQLIDGISRLYDQVEAGKPISLEDRANVRRNQVRCAWRAVSALDEIFARSGGNAIRRNNPMQRYWRDAHVGLQHMIHVPGTAYHANALAQMGLELPESMRILI, encoded by the coding sequence GTGACGCATGAAGTGGTCGGCCGTGTCGAGGAGTTGGGTGCAGAACTGGCCGGGCTCGCCGACGAGAACGAGTCACTCGGCAAGCTGAGCGAGAGGACCGTCGAACTGCTCCGTTCCGCGGGGGTCATACGGCTGCTGCAGCCCAAGGAGTTCGGCGGATTCGCCGCTCACCCCCGGGACTTCGCGGAGGCGGTGATGGCGGTCGCGCGGCACGACGGTGCCGCCGGCTGGGTGTGCGGTGTCGTCGGGGTCCACCCGTGGGAGCTGGCCCAGATGGACACCCGTCTCGCCCACGAGGTCTGGGACGAGGACCCGGACACCTGGATCGCCTCTCCGTACATGCCCAACGGCATCGCCGAGCCGGTGGACGGCGGCTATGTCCTCAGCGGTCGCTGGCCGTTCTCCTCGGGCAGCGACCACTGTCGCTGGGACTTCCTCGGCGCGCTCCTCGGCGACGGCAAGGGCAAGCCCGCCGGGCCCATCACCGTCATGCACGTCGTCCTGCCCCGCTCCGACTACGAGATCATCGACGGCACCTGGGACGTCGTGGGACTCGCGGGCACCGGCAGCAAGGACGTCGTCGTCGACAAGGCGTTCATCCCCGAGTATCGCACGATCAGGCAGGAGGCCGTCCAGGAGGGGGCCGCCGCGGAGGCGGTCGGGCTCACCGACACCCTCTACAAGCTGCCGTTCGCCTCGATGTTTCCGCTCGGCATCACGGCCGCCGTCATCGGCATCTGCGAGGGCGCCCTCGCCGTCCACCTGGCCCAGCAGAAGGACCGGGTCGCCGTGACCGGCGTCCAGGTGCGCGACGACCCGTATGTCCTCTACGCCGCCGGGGAGGCCGCGGCCGAGATCGCCGCCTCCCGGGTCCAACTCATCGACGGCATCAGCCGGTTGTACGACCAGGTCGAGGCCGGCAAGCCGATCAGCCTGGAGGACCGTGCCAACGTACGGCGCAACCAGGTCCGTTGTGCCTGGCGTGCCGTCTCCGCGCTGGACGAGATCTTCGCGAGGTCCGGCGGCAACGCGATCCGGCGCAACAACCCGATGCAGCGGTACTGGCGGGACGCCCACGTCGGACTCCAGCACATGATCCACGTGCCCGGCACCGCGTACCACGCCAACGCCCTGGCACAGATGGGACTTGAGCTGCCCGAGTCGATGCGCATCCTGATATGA
- the mftF gene encoding mycofactocin biosynthesis glycosyltransferase MftF (Members of this protein family, MftF, are glycosyltransferases, members of PF00535 (glycosyl transferase family 2). The encoding gene is found as part of the mycofactocin cassette, in Mycobacterium tuberculosis, many other Actinobacteria, and occasional members of other lineages. Mycofactocin itself, a putative redox carrier, is a heavily modified derivative of the C-terminal Val-Tyr dipeptide of the mycofactocin precursor MftA (TIGR03969).), which translates to MTLPLGFVVRLDRHTRVVDGSRALLGGFPTRLLRLTPKARRLLVGRTLPVRDAASALLADRLLDTGMAHPVVASLPPPADPRYTVVVPVRDRPRQLDRLLRSIGTDTPVLVVDDASRRPAAVAEVAAQHGARTVTLAANVGPAGARNAGLRLVTTPYVVFADSDIVLDPDTVPTLLRHFADPRVVMAVPRITGLPTTATTWIERYENARSSLDLGAHPAPVRPGTPVSWASSACVVARVGALAEGFDERMRVGEDVDLCWRLIEAGGRVRYEPAVRAAHEHRVRIQDWFLRKAVYGTGAQPLARRHPDHIAPAVFAPWGMAFAAALLAQRRWSVPAAGAVLGVVTVRIARKLDGTDHPYRLAVRLTGNGALATLAQTSALLTRHWWPLTAVGCTLSRRLRRATAVAAVADIALEYRRDQATLDPLRYGVARRLDDLAYGAGVWFSALKGRSTAALRPRVTH; encoded by the coding sequence ATGACGCTTCCCCTCGGCTTCGTGGTCCGACTAGACCGACACACAAGGGTCGTCGACGGCAGCCGGGCCCTCCTCGGCGGCTTCCCGACCCGGCTGCTGAGACTGACCCCGAAGGCCCGACGGCTGCTCGTCGGCAGGACGCTCCCCGTGCGCGACGCGGCGAGCGCGCTCCTCGCCGACCGGCTCCTTGACACCGGCATGGCCCACCCCGTCGTCGCCTCGCTCCCGCCGCCCGCCGACCCCCGGTACACCGTCGTCGTACCGGTGCGCGACCGCCCACGCCAACTGGACCGTCTCCTGAGGAGCATCGGCACGGACACCCCCGTGCTCGTGGTCGACGACGCCTCCCGACGGCCGGCCGCCGTGGCCGAAGTCGCCGCTCAGCACGGCGCCCGGACGGTCACCCTGGCCGCCAACGTCGGACCCGCCGGCGCGCGCAACGCCGGACTCCGGCTCGTCACCACCCCGTACGTGGTCTTCGCCGACTCCGACATCGTGCTGGACCCCGACACGGTCCCGACCCTGCTGAGGCACTTCGCCGACCCCCGGGTCGTCATGGCCGTACCCCGCATCACCGGCCTGCCCACCACCGCCACGACCTGGATCGAGCGGTACGAGAACGCCCGGTCCTCTCTCGACCTCGGCGCCCACCCGGCCCCGGTGCGCCCCGGCACTCCCGTCTCCTGGGCGTCCTCGGCCTGCGTGGTGGCGCGGGTGGGCGCGCTGGCGGAGGGCTTCGACGAGCGCATGCGGGTCGGGGAGGACGTCGACCTGTGCTGGCGGCTGATCGAGGCGGGCGGACGTGTGCGGTACGAGCCGGCCGTGCGGGCCGCGCATGAGCATCGCGTGCGCATACAGGACTGGTTCCTGCGCAAGGCCGTGTACGGCACCGGGGCCCAGCCGCTCGCCCGGCGGCACCCCGACCACATCGCACCCGCCGTGTTCGCCCCCTGGGGCATGGCGTTCGCCGCCGCGCTGCTCGCCCAGCGCCGCTGGTCGGTCCCGGCCGCGGGGGCCGTCCTCGGCGTCGTCACCGTGCGTATCGCCCGCAAGCTCGACGGCACCGACCATCCCTACCGGCTCGCCGTGCGCCTCACCGGCAACGGCGCCCTTGCCACCCTGGCGCAGACCTCCGCACTGCTGACCCGCCACTGGTGGCCCCTGACGGCAGTCGGCTGCACGCTCTCGCGTCGGCTGCGCCGGGCCACGGCGGTCGCCGCTGTCGCCGACATCGCCCTCGAATACCGTCGTGATCAAGCCACTCTCGACCCCCTGCGCTACGGCGTCGCCCGCCGCCTCGACGACCTCGCTTACGGCGCCGGCGTCTGGTTCTCCGCCCTCAAGGGCCGCTCCACCGCCGCACTCCGCCCCCGCGTCACACACTGA
- a CDS encoding aldehyde dehydrogenase family protein, which yields MTTAYSFSSQLYIDGRRTPGRSDAPILVRNPATEETVAEVPGSSPADLRQAVEAARRAFDEGPWPRMKPTERAAVLLRMAEEMERRLPELVAVNMAEAGSVRALAETLQTRVPVTHLRDMAERVMPAFAWERPMDPTIAPGIGISQGVLRREAFGVCALISAYNFPFFLSMMKVIPALAAGCTAVLKPAPSTPLESLLIGDFADAAGLPPGVLNIVTGDVDAGHELTTHPMVDLVSFTGSDKVGRLVYAQAAPTLKKVVLELGGKSANIVRADGDLDGAVRSALAGITTHAGQGCSLLTRTLVHESVHDELVDRLSTALAGVRVGDPADAATTMGPLISEAQRDKVEKLIQVGEKEGARLVCGGGRPAGLDRGYFVEPTLFAGVDNDMTIARTEFFGPVGVVISFRTDEEAVRIANDSPYGLAGAVWSADTLTAYDMAARIRAGGVAINGGSAGVNPRAAFGGYKQSGLGREWGKFGLDEYLQTKTVSWAAR from the coding sequence ATGACGACGGCGTACTCGTTCTCTTCGCAGCTCTACATCGACGGGCGCCGGACCCCGGGCCGGTCGGATGCTCCGATACTCGTGCGCAATCCGGCAACCGAGGAGACGGTGGCGGAGGTCCCCGGCTCGTCTCCGGCAGATCTACGCCAGGCCGTCGAGGCGGCCCGGCGCGCCTTCGACGAGGGCCCGTGGCCCCGGATGAAGCCCACGGAACGGGCCGCCGTCCTGCTGCGCATGGCCGAGGAGATGGAGCGCAGGCTGCCCGAACTCGTGGCCGTCAACATGGCCGAGGCAGGCTCGGTCCGCGCGCTGGCCGAGACCCTGCAGACCCGGGTCCCGGTGACCCACCTGCGCGACATGGCCGAGCGGGTGATGCCGGCCTTCGCCTGGGAGCGCCCGATGGACCCAACGATCGCCCCGGGCATCGGCATCTCTCAAGGGGTGCTGCGCCGCGAGGCGTTCGGCGTGTGCGCGCTGATCTCCGCCTACAACTTCCCCTTCTTCCTCAGCATGATGAAGGTGATCCCGGCGCTCGCCGCGGGCTGCACCGCCGTACTCAAGCCGGCGCCCTCGACTCCCTTGGAGTCCCTGCTGATCGGCGACTTCGCCGACGCCGCCGGGCTGCCGCCGGGGGTCCTCAACATCGTGACCGGTGACGTCGACGCCGGCCACGAGCTGACCACGCACCCCATGGTCGACCTCGTAAGCTTCACCGGGTCCGACAAGGTCGGGCGCCTGGTCTACGCCCAGGCCGCGCCCACACTCAAGAAGGTCGTCCTCGAACTCGGCGGCAAGTCGGCCAACATCGTCCGCGCCGACGGCGACCTCGACGGCGCCGTCCGCTCGGCGCTCGCGGGCATCACCACCCATGCCGGCCAGGGCTGTTCCCTGCTGACCCGCACGCTCGTGCACGAGTCCGTCCACGACGAGCTGGTCGACCGGCTGAGCACGGCGCTCGCCGGGGTCAGGGTCGGCGATCCGGCCGACGCGGCCACCACCATGGGCCCACTGATCAGCGAGGCACAGCGGGACAAGGTCGAGAAGCTGATCCAGGTGGGTGAGAAGGAAGGGGCGCGTCTCGTCTGCGGCGGCGGGCGTCCGGCCGGCCTCGACCGGGGCTACTTCGTGGAACCGACCCTCTTCGCCGGCGTCGACAACGACATGACCATCGCGCGCACGGAGTTCTTCGGACCGGTCGGTGTCGTCATCTCGTTCCGCACGGACGAGGAGGCGGTGCGGATCGCGAACGACAGCCCGTACGGCCTCGCCGGTGCCGTCTGGAGCGCCGACACCCTGACCGCGTACGACATGGCGGCCCGGATCCGGGCCGGCGGTGTCGCGATCAACGGCGGCAGCGCCGGGGTGAATCCGCGGGCCGCGTTCGGCGGGTACAAGCAGAGCGGACTGGGCCGGGAGTGGGGCAAGTTCGGGCTGGACGAGTATCTGCAGACCAAGACGGTGAGCTGGGCGGCACGCTGA
- the mftE gene encoding mycofactocin biosynthesis peptidyl-dipeptidase MftE — protein MAVRRALGDMVWPAVPSGELVLVPVGSTEQHGPHLPFDTDTTVAHAVARRAADALPGPPLVAPPLAYGASGEHADFPGTVSIGHEALRAVLVELTRSLALWAGRVVFVNGHGGNTATLVAAVGLLRTEGHDVAWTGCETPGGDAHAGRTETSLMLHLAPERVRLDAAVAGDTSPLAVLLPELMARGVRAVSPSGVLGDPAGASAEEGRRALDVMVSATVRRITAWNADARGRLAEAERR, from the coding sequence ATGGCCGTGCGCCGAGCCCTGGGCGACATGGTCTGGCCGGCCGTGCCGTCCGGCGAGCTCGTGCTGGTCCCGGTCGGCTCCACCGAACAGCACGGTCCGCACCTGCCGTTCGACACCGACACCACGGTCGCCCACGCCGTCGCACGGCGGGCGGCCGACGCCCTTCCGGGACCACCGCTGGTGGCACCGCCGCTCGCGTACGGCGCCAGCGGCGAACACGCGGACTTCCCGGGCACCGTCTCGATCGGGCACGAGGCACTGCGCGCGGTCCTCGTGGAGCTGACGCGCTCACTGGCCCTGTGGGCGGGCAGAGTCGTCTTCGTCAACGGCCACGGCGGTAACACCGCCACCCTCGTCGCGGCCGTCGGCCTGCTGCGCACGGAGGGCCACGACGTCGCCTGGACCGGTTGCGAGACACCAGGCGGCGACGCGCACGCCGGCCGCACGGAGACCTCCCTCATGCTGCACCTGGCACCCGAGCGCGTACGGCTCGACGCCGCGGTCGCCGGTGACACAAGCCCACTGGCCGTCCTGCTGCCGGAGTTGATGGCCCGCGGTGTCCGCGCAGTCTCGCCCTCCGGTGTGCTCGGCGATCCCGCCGGGGCCTCGGCCGAGGAGGGGCGCCGGGCTCTGGACGTGATGGTCTCAGCCACGGTCCGCCGGATCACGGCATGGAACGCCGACGCCCGAGGCCGCCTCGCGGAGGCCGAACGCCGATGA